The proteins below come from a single Danio aesculapii chromosome 25, fDanAes4.1, whole genome shotgun sequence genomic window:
- the atp6v1e1a gene encoding V-type proton ATPase subunit E 1a — protein sequence MALSDAAVQKQIKHMMAFIDQEASEKAEEIDAKAEEEFNIEKGRLVQTQRLKIMEYYEKKEKQIEQQKKIQMSNLMNQARLKVLKARDDMIKDLLDDARQRLATIAKDPNQYQTLLEGLVLQGFYQLLEPRVIIRCRKEDVALVQTAVQKNIPIYKEAVKSNIEVRIDENSFLSPDISGGVEVYNADGRIKASNTLESRLDLLAQQMMPDIRVNLFGANPNRKFTD from the exons ATGGCGCTCAGCGATGCCGCCGTACAAAAACAG ATCAAACACATGATGGCCTTCATTGATCAGGAAGCCAGTGAGAAGGCTGAAGAAATTGATGCAAAG GCAGAAGAAGAGTTTAACATCGAAAAAGGACGACTGGTGCAGACTCAAAGACTGAAGATAATGGAGTACTATGAGAAGAAAGAGAAACAAATTGAACAACAGAAGAAAAT TCAGATGTCAAATTTGATGAACCAGGCAAGACTGAAGGTGCTCAAAGCTCGTGATGACATGATTAAG GATCTCCTAGATGATGCCCGACAGCGTTTGGCAACCATCGCCAAAGACCCAAATCAGTACCAAACACTTCTGGAGGGGCTGGTGTTACAG GGTTTCTATCAGCTGCTAGAGCCTAGGGTTATAATCCGCTGCAGAAAGGAAGATGTGGCGCTGGTGCAG ACTGCCGTTCAGAAAAACATCCCGATCTACAAAGAAGCTGTAAAGAGTAACATTGAAGTGCGCATCGACGAGAACTCCTTTCTGTCTCCTGACAT TTCAGGAGGTGTTGAAGTCTATAACGCTGATGGCAGGATCAAGGCCTCCAACACGCTGGAAAGCAGATTAGACCTTCTAGCACAACAG ATGATGCCTGACATCAGAGTGAATTTATTTGGTGCCAACCCAAACCGCAAGTTCACAGACTAA